A single genomic interval of Musa acuminata AAA Group cultivar baxijiao chromosome BXJ3-4, Cavendish_Baxijiao_AAA, whole genome shotgun sequence harbors:
- the LOC103981720 gene encoding transcription factor PAR2-like: MPTSLDHKISRPVVRMNRRRRRRLPLLKRSRICYDIDGRRKQSPATAAVTSGAVKERLQALRKLIPRKTDSVKEKEMATDRIFEETAEYILLLRAQVEVLKLLVDFHSPCTEKNGGMQ, from the coding sequence ATGCCGACGAGCCTCGACCACAAGATCTCGAGACCTGTAGTAAGAATGAACAGGAGACGGCGGAGGAGGTTGCCGCTTCTAAAGCGCTCGAGGATATGCTACGATATCGATGGCAGGAGGAAGCAGAGCCCGGCAACGGCGGCGGTGACGTCGGGGGCAGTGAAGGAGCGGCTTCAAGCGCTCAGGAAGCTTATACCGCGTAAAACCGACAGCGTGAAGGAGAAGGAGATGGCTACCGACAGGATATTCGAGGAGACGGCGGAGTATATCCTTCTGCTGAGGGCCCAAGTCGAGGTCTTGAAGCTGTTGGTGGATTTCCATAGCCCCTGCACGGAGAAGAATGGCGGCATGCAGTGA
- the LOC103981424 gene encoding UDP-glycosyltransferase 83A1-like — MGVLPHALVLPYPAQGHVIPLMELSHCLVDRGFRITFVNTEFNHDRVVAALQIDSTMEQINLVSVPDGLDQEEDRNDLGRLTEGLMKTMPLCLEELIRKSSEAGDRITCMIVDESMAWALEIAKKMGLRPAAFWPASAQLLATLLRIPELTSKGVIDAEGAATRQEMFQLGPGMPLMNTAHFVWNCIGDRRTQRTLFNYILDNNRAIEIAEFVICNSFKEIEEPVFASAPRILPVGPLLTGLRPGRPAGHFWPEDTTCMSWLDEQPPSSVIYVSFGSFTIFDRRKFQELALGLEATGRPFLWVVRADLTAASDDAYPPGFETRVAGRGRMVAWSPQHRVLAHPSVGCFLSHCGWNSTMEGISNGVLFLCWPYFADQFLNESFICDVWKVGMRLMADENGIVKQERIKSKVEELLRDEEMRSKALLLKDIAHRNISRGGSSSQNLQAFVDAMKTSTKESPESLRI; from the exons ATGGGGGTATTGCCACATGCACTGGTACTGCCATACCCAGCACAAGGCCATGTTATCCCCCTCATGGAACTCTCGCATTGCTTGGTGGATCGTGGCTTCAGAATCACCTTTGTCAACACAGAGTTCAATCATGATCGCGTTGTCGCCGCCTTACAGATTGATAGCACAATGGAGCAGATCAATCTGGTTTCCGTCCCCGATGGGTTGGACCAGGAAGAAGATCGAAATGATCTCGGGAGGCTAACCGAAGGTCTCATGAAGACTATGCCGCTGTGTTTGGAGGAATTGATACGGAAGAGCAGTGAAGCAGGAGACCGGATCACATGCATGATAGTCGACGAGAGCATGGCATGGGCGCTTGAGATTGCGAAGAAGATGGGTCTTCGGCCGGCTGCGTTCTGGCCGGCGTCAGCCCAGCTGCTGGCCACACTGCTCAGAATTCCGGAGTTGACCTCCAAAGGTGTCATCGATGCAGAGG GAGCAGCAACAAGGCAAGAGATGTTCCAGCTCGGTCCCGGCATGCCGCTCATGAACACAGCTCACTTCGTCTGGAACTGTATCGGCGATCGTAGAACCCAACGAACACTGTTCAACTACATACTCGACAACAATCGAGCAATCGAGATTGCAGAGTTCGTCATCTGCAACTCTTTCAAAGAGATTGAAGAACCAGTGTTCGCCAGTGCTCCAAGAATTCTCCCCGTAGGGCCATTGCTCACAGGCCTGCGACCAGGGAGACCTGCAGGGCATTTCTGGCCCGAGGATACCACCTGCATGTCCTGGCTCGATGAGCAGCCGCCCAGCTCGGTCATCTACGTTTCCTTCGGAAGCTTCACCATCTTCGACCGCCGCAAGTTCCAAGAGCTCGCGCTGGGGCTCGAGGCGACCGGCCGCCCGTTCCTGTGGGTGGTCAGGGCTGACCTCACCGCCGCATCCGATGATGCCTACCCACCTGGCTTCGAAACCCGTGTCGCGGGAAGGGGGAGGATGGTAGCCTGGTCACCTCAACACAGAGTGTTGGCTCACCCATCCGTAGGATGCTTCCTGTCCCACTGCGGCTGGAACTCGACCATGGAGGGTATCAGCAATGGAGTTCTTTTCCTGTGCTGGCCATATTTCGCAGACCAGTTCCTCAACGAAAGCTTCATATGTGATGTGTGGAAGGTGGGTATGAGGTTGATGGCTGATGAGAATGGGATAGTGAAACAGGAACGCatcaaatcgaaggtggaggagctgCTGAGGGACGAGGAAATGAGATCAAAGGCATTACTTCTGAAGGACATAGCCCACAGAAACATTAGCAGAGGAGGGTCTTCCTCTCAGAATCTTCAAGCTTTTGTTGATGCCATGAAGACCTCAACGAAAGAAAGCCCGGAAAGCCTTCGAATTTGA
- the LOC135637059 gene encoding uncharacterized protein LOC135637059 isoform X2 codes for MDPPQGSPQSSPDAQGSRQRPMDASQGLRQPLMDTPQGSRQPRQQQYQPRRPDPPSGGDSIFNAVVTIFLFVLVLLVSSSTTGSSLSILHQVPEGHVGVYWRGGALLEATTDPGFHWKLPLITQFEPIQVTIQTDQVRDIPCGTKGGVMISFDKIEVVNRLRKSFVYQTLHEYGVYYDKTWIYDKIHHEINQFCSAHSLQQVYIDMFDQIDEKVKDSIQADCTRYAPGIEIISVRVTKPNIPVSIKRNFELMEEERTKALIAIEKQKVAEKEAETQKKIALSEAEKIAQVSQIQMEQKLMEKNSAKRQEEIENEMYIAREKSQADANFYRVMKEAEANRLKLTPEFLELKFIEAIANNSKIFFGEKVPNMVMDQRLLGNYLDGISKKGRGDV; via the exons ATGGATCCGCCGCAGGGGTCGCCACAGTCGTCGCCGGACGCGCAAGGCTCGCGGCAGCGGCCGATGGATGCGTCGCAGGGTCTTCGGCAGCCGCTGATGGACACACCGCAAGGTTCGCGACAGCCGCGGCAGCAGCAGTATCAGCCGAGGAGGCCAGACCCTCCGTCCGGTGGCGATAGCATCTTCAACGCAGTGGTTACGATTTTCTTGTTCGTGTTG GTATTGTTGGTATCATCATCAACAACAGGCTCAAGTCTCTCCATCTTGCATCAAGTTCCTGAAGGTCACGTTGGGGTATATTGGAGGGGTGGTGCCCTTTTAGAGGCAACTACTGATCCAG GTTTTCATTGGAAGTTGCCATTGATTACCCAGTTTGAACCCATACAAGTGACTATTCAAACTGATCAG GTTAGAGACATTCCATGTGGTACCAAAGGTGGTGTTATGATCAGCTTTGATAAGATAGAG GTCGTCAATCGGCTTCGTAAAAGTTTCGTGTATCAGACTTTGCATGAATATGGCGTTTATTATGACAAGACATGGATATATGATAAGATTCATCATGAGATAAATCAGTTTTGCAGTGCTCATTCTCTGCAGCAAGTTTATATTGACATGTTTGATCAG ATTGATGAAAAAGTGAAAGATTCCATTCAAGCCGACTGTACACGTTATGCTCCTGGTATTGAGATCATTAGTGTTCGTGTTACAAAACCAAACATCCCTGTGAGCATTAAACGGAATTTTGAACTGATGGAGGAGGAACGCACTAAG GCACTGATAGCCATAGAGAAACAGAAGGTTGCAGAGAAGGAGGCCGAGACTCAGAAAAAGATAGCATTATCAGAAGCAGAGAAGATTGCACAGGTCAGCCAGATTCAAATGGAGCAGAAGCTAATGGAAAAGAACAGTGCAAAGAGGCAGGAGGAAATCGAGAATGAGATGTACATTGCACGTGAAAAGAGCCAAGCAGATGCTAACTTTTACAG AGTGATGAAGGAAGCTGAAGCCAATAGATTGAAGCTCACACCGGAATTTCTTGAGCTCAAATTCATTGAAGCCATTGCAAATAATTCAAAAATTTTCTTCGGGGAGAAG GTACCCAATATGGTAATGGATCAGAGACTATTGGGCAACTATCTCGATGGCATTTCAAAGAAAGGTCGAGGGGATGTATAG
- the LOC135637059 gene encoding uncharacterized protein LOC135637059 isoform X1, protein MDPPQGSPQSSPDAQGSRQRPMDASQGLRQPLMDTPQGSRQPRQQQYQPRRPDPPSGGDSIFNAVVTIFLFVLVVVLLVSSSTTGSSLSILHQVPEGHVGVYWRGGALLEATTDPGFHWKLPLITQFEPIQVTIQTDQVRDIPCGTKGGVMISFDKIEVVNRLRKSFVYQTLHEYGVYYDKTWIYDKIHHEINQFCSAHSLQQVYIDMFDQIDEKVKDSIQADCTRYAPGIEIISVRVTKPNIPVSIKRNFELMEEERTKALIAIEKQKVAEKEAETQKKIALSEAEKIAQVSQIQMEQKLMEKNSAKRQEEIENEMYIAREKSQADANFYRVMKEAEANRLKLTPEFLELKFIEAIANNSKIFFGEKVPNMVMDQRLLGNYLDGISKKGRGDV, encoded by the exons ATGGATCCGCCGCAGGGGTCGCCACAGTCGTCGCCGGACGCGCAAGGCTCGCGGCAGCGGCCGATGGATGCGTCGCAGGGTCTTCGGCAGCCGCTGATGGACACACCGCAAGGTTCGCGACAGCCGCGGCAGCAGCAGTATCAGCCGAGGAGGCCAGACCCTCCGTCCGGTGGCGATAGCATCTTCAACGCAGTGGTTACGATTTTCTTGTTCGTGTTGGTAGTG GTATTGTTGGTATCATCATCAACAACAGGCTCAAGTCTCTCCATCTTGCATCAAGTTCCTGAAGGTCACGTTGGGGTATATTGGAGGGGTGGTGCCCTTTTAGAGGCAACTACTGATCCAG GTTTTCATTGGAAGTTGCCATTGATTACCCAGTTTGAACCCATACAAGTGACTATTCAAACTGATCAG GTTAGAGACATTCCATGTGGTACCAAAGGTGGTGTTATGATCAGCTTTGATAAGATAGAG GTCGTCAATCGGCTTCGTAAAAGTTTCGTGTATCAGACTTTGCATGAATATGGCGTTTATTATGACAAGACATGGATATATGATAAGATTCATCATGAGATAAATCAGTTTTGCAGTGCTCATTCTCTGCAGCAAGTTTATATTGACATGTTTGATCAG ATTGATGAAAAAGTGAAAGATTCCATTCAAGCCGACTGTACACGTTATGCTCCTGGTATTGAGATCATTAGTGTTCGTGTTACAAAACCAAACATCCCTGTGAGCATTAAACGGAATTTTGAACTGATGGAGGAGGAACGCACTAAG GCACTGATAGCCATAGAGAAACAGAAGGTTGCAGAGAAGGAGGCCGAGACTCAGAAAAAGATAGCATTATCAGAAGCAGAGAAGATTGCACAGGTCAGCCAGATTCAAATGGAGCAGAAGCTAATGGAAAAGAACAGTGCAAAGAGGCAGGAGGAAATCGAGAATGAGATGTACATTGCACGTGAAAAGAGCCAAGCAGATGCTAACTTTTACAG AGTGATGAAGGAAGCTGAAGCCAATAGATTGAAGCTCACACCGGAATTTCTTGAGCTCAAATTCATTGAAGCCATTGCAAATAATTCAAAAATTTTCTTCGGGGAGAAG GTACCCAATATGGTAATGGATCAGAGACTATTGGGCAACTATCTCGATGGCATTTCAAAGAAAGGTCGAGGGGATGTATAG
- the LOC135637059 gene encoding uncharacterized protein LOC135637059 isoform X3, with the protein MDPPQGSPQSSPDAQGSRQRPMDASQGLRQPLMDTPQGSRQPRQQQYQPRRPDPPSGGDSIFNAVVTIFLFVLVVVLLVSSSTTGSSLSILHQVPEGHVGVYWRGGALLEATTDPGFHWKLPLITQFEPIQVTIQTDQVRDIPCGTKGGVMISFDKIEVVNRLRKSFVYQTLHEYGVYYDKTWIYDKIHHEINQFCSAHSLQQVYIDMFDQALIAIEKQKVAEKEAETQKKIALSEAEKIAQVSQIQMEQKLMEKNSAKRQEEIENEMYIAREKSQADANFYRVMKEAEANRLKLTPEFLELKFIEAIANNSKIFFGEKVPNMVMDQRLLGNYLDGISKKGRGDV; encoded by the exons ATGGATCCGCCGCAGGGGTCGCCACAGTCGTCGCCGGACGCGCAAGGCTCGCGGCAGCGGCCGATGGATGCGTCGCAGGGTCTTCGGCAGCCGCTGATGGACACACCGCAAGGTTCGCGACAGCCGCGGCAGCAGCAGTATCAGCCGAGGAGGCCAGACCCTCCGTCCGGTGGCGATAGCATCTTCAACGCAGTGGTTACGATTTTCTTGTTCGTGTTGGTAGTG GTATTGTTGGTATCATCATCAACAACAGGCTCAAGTCTCTCCATCTTGCATCAAGTTCCTGAAGGTCACGTTGGGGTATATTGGAGGGGTGGTGCCCTTTTAGAGGCAACTACTGATCCAG GTTTTCATTGGAAGTTGCCATTGATTACCCAGTTTGAACCCATACAAGTGACTATTCAAACTGATCAG GTTAGAGACATTCCATGTGGTACCAAAGGTGGTGTTATGATCAGCTTTGATAAGATAGAG GTCGTCAATCGGCTTCGTAAAAGTTTCGTGTATCAGACTTTGCATGAATATGGCGTTTATTATGACAAGACATGGATATATGATAAGATTCATCATGAGATAAATCAGTTTTGCAGTGCTCATTCTCTGCAGCAAGTTTATATTGACATGTTTGATCAG GCACTGATAGCCATAGAGAAACAGAAGGTTGCAGAGAAGGAGGCCGAGACTCAGAAAAAGATAGCATTATCAGAAGCAGAGAAGATTGCACAGGTCAGCCAGATTCAAATGGAGCAGAAGCTAATGGAAAAGAACAGTGCAAAGAGGCAGGAGGAAATCGAGAATGAGATGTACATTGCACGTGAAAAGAGCCAAGCAGATGCTAACTTTTACAG AGTGATGAAGGAAGCTGAAGCCAATAGATTGAAGCTCACACCGGAATTTCTTGAGCTCAAATTCATTGAAGCCATTGCAAATAATTCAAAAATTTTCTTCGGGGAGAAG GTACCCAATATGGTAATGGATCAGAGACTATTGGGCAACTATCTCGATGGCATTTCAAAGAAAGGTCGAGGGGATGTATAG